The following proteins are encoded in a genomic region of Ornithodoros turicata isolate Travis chromosome 6, ASM3712646v1, whole genome shotgun sequence:
- the LOC135397836 gene encoding uncharacterized protein LOC135397836, whose translation MASCSDTYPSRMRTTAHPRSESWCHESCDTDFPESVRKTTRHLLPVRVSRTADHRQRNLLYNQHHRDWDLRLAELAFATRMTVNRSTGFTSAFLNLGREAPFPVENALGLRDGATRPPYSRFAEDLRSRLDDAARTARENLDVARLDQARQYNRGRRNLNYSVGDFVLRRTHPLSDASRAFAASLADRWDGPFKMQRRSVPGTRRQTARTREPFIPPHRPASHSRPAQNTLRVTGSASVRQHSVATWTVVSHDMPVSWASRSRWTAQPRPLHGDDLSRTSAPFRGLILSERHPADPLQPLTAEERRLLCPVCEVPEVHRTTHRRGPLHQARTEAARTATDVNSALATLRRLRPELLTETHPPQAPVVPQAPRPPPNAEDILLDLPEDYCLYNLLRGGGSVGYLIRRYGARSAPATARGRGRRTSYKSGGLVKTGVIFAWLCLDG comes from the exons atggcgtcctgttcagatacataccccagccggatgaggacgacggctcatccccgttcagagtcgtggtgccacgaaagttgc gacactgacttcccagagagtgtgagaaaaactactcgacaccttttaccggttcgggtttcccgcacagctgatcaccgacagcgcaacctactttacaa ccagcaccaccgtgattgggatcttcgcctggcggaactggcgttcgctacacggatgacggtcaacagatctacaggcttcacctcGGCGTTCCtcaacttgggacgagaggccccttttccagtggagaatgctctgggcctccgagatggtgctacccggcctccttattcaaggtttgctgaggacctccggagtcgactggacgatgcagcccggacggctcgggagaacctggacgtcgcaaggttggaccaggctcgccagtacaaccgtggacgtcggaacctcaattacagcgtcggtgacttcgtccttcgacggactcacccgctaagtgatgcgtcacgagcctttgcagcttcactcgcagataggtgggatggccccttcaag ATGCAGCGTCGCTCGGTTCCCGGAACCCGCCGTCAGACCGCGAGAACCCGTGAGCCCTTCATCCCACCGCATCGACCAGCCTCCCACTCCCGCCCGGCACAGAACACTCTCCGTGTTACGGGCTCGGCTTCCGTCCGGCAGCACTCTGTGGCCACCTGGACCGTGGTGTCCCACGACATGCCAGTGTCCTGGGCCTCCCGATCACGCTGGACTGCCCAGCCGCGACCTCTCCACGGGGACGACCTCAGCCGCACTTCAGCCCCCTTCCGGGGACTAATTCTCTCCGAGCGGCACCCGGCCGACCCCCTGCAGCCCCTGACAGCAGAGGAGAGAAGACTACTGTGTCCGGTGTGTGAAGTCCCGGAGGTACATCGAACTACCCACCGCCGGGGACCCCTCCATCAGGCCCGTACTGAAGCTGCCCGCACGGCCACCGACGTCAACAGTGCACTGGCCACGCTGAGGCGCCTTCGGCCTGAATTGCTGACAGAGACCCACCCCCCTCAGGCTCCTGTGGTACCACAGGCACCACGACCGCCGCCCAACGCGGAAGACATCCTCCTCGACCTTCCGGAAGATTATTGTCTGTATAATcttctgagggggggggggagtgtgggATATCTAATCAGAAGATACGGGGCACGCAGTGCCCCAGCGACAGCAAGGGGGCGTGGCAGACGAACGTCGTATAAAAGCGGGGGTCTCGTTAAAACTGGGGTCATTTTCGCTTGGCTTTGTCTCGACGGCTGA